One region of Macadamia integrifolia cultivar HAES 741 chromosome 11, SCU_Mint_v3, whole genome shotgun sequence genomic DNA includes:
- the LOC122093777 gene encoding sphingolipid delta(4)-desaturase DES1-like, which produces MGGEEGEGVMATDFFWSYTDEPHASRRRQILSQYPQIKELFGPDPWAFIKITAVVSLQLWTATSLHSAGWLKILTIAYFFGSFLNHNLFLAIHELSHNLAFSTPLYNRWLGIFANLPIGVPMSITFQKYHLEHHRFQGVDGIDMDIPSHTEAHLVTNVVSKSIWVVFQLFFYALRPLFLKPKPPGLWEFTNLVIQIALDAMMVYFWGWRSFAYLILATFVGGGMHPMAGHFISEHYIFHPEQETYSYYGPLNLLTWSVGYHNEHHDFPRIAGSKLYKVKEIAPEYYEGFKAYRSWSQVIYMYVMDRTVGPFSRMKRKSSQSSAVTKKDD; this is translated from the exons ATGGGCggggaagagggggagggagtaATGGCGACAGACTTCTTCTGGTCGTATACAGACGAACCTCACGCTTCCCGAAGGAGACAGATCCTCTCTCAGTACCCACAAATCAAAGAACTTTTCGGACCTGATCCTTGGGCTTTTATCAAG ATTACTGCGGTTGTCTCGCTTCAGCTATGGACTGCAACTTCTCTCCACAGTGCTGGTTGGCTGAAGATTTTGACAATCGCCTATTTTTTTGGCTCCTTCCTCAACCACAACCTCTTCCTAGCGATCCATGAGCTCAGTCATAACCTCGCCTTCTCGACCCCACTCTATAACCGTTGGCTTGGGATCTTTGCCAATCTTCCCATCGGTGTCCCCATGTCCATCACCTTCCAAAAGTATCACCTAGAGCATCACCGCTTCCAAGGTGTAGATGGCATTGACATGGACATCCCTAGCCACACAGAAGCCCACTTGGTCACCAATGTTGTCTCCAAGTCCATATGGGTAGTCTTCCAGCTCTTCTTCTACGCACTCCGGCCTCTCTTTCTCAAGCCAAAACCTCCTGGTTTGTGGGAGTTCACCAACTTGGTCATCCAAATTGCACTTGATGCGATGATGGTCTATTTCTGGGGTTGGAGGTCATTTGCTTACTTGATCCTCGCCACATTTGTTGGGGGTGGAATGCATCCTATGGCTGGCCACTTCATCTCAGAACACTATATCTTCCATCCAGAACAGGAGACTTATTCTTACTATGGTCCCTTGAACCTACTTACATGGAGCGTCGGATATCACAATGAGCACCATGACTTCCCAAGAATTGCTGGGAGCAAGCTCTACAAAGTGAAGGAGATTGCCCCAGAGTACTATGAGGGTTTTAAAGCATATAGATCTTGGAGCCAGGTGATTTACATGTATGTCATGGACCGGACTGTTGGACCATTTAGCCGGATGAAGAGAAAGAGCTCTCAGAGCAGCGCCGTGACCAAGAAAGATGATTAG
- the LOC122093778 gene encoding tetraspanin-19-like — MGRMLRSCLQSLLKLVNSILGMVGIAIIIYTLWMFRVWQRQIDGSPFVDSNFPTPWFIYVSLGLGIAVCVITFSGHIAAETANGHCLSCYMVFVFLLLMLEAAVAADVFLNSHWEEDFPEDPTGAFDQFKDFVKSNFDFCKWVGLFVVSAQGLSVLLSMVLRALGPDPGRYYDSDDDYAPVRLPLLRNPVQPPPYVVVDPQFAPKNDAWNGRVYDKTIR; from the exons ATGGGGAGGATGTTGAGGAGTTGCTTACAGTCGCTGCTGAAACTCGTCAATTCGATTCTTGGGATGGTTGGGATTGCGATTATAATTTATACTTTGTGGATGTTTAGGGTTTGGCAGAGACAGATAGATGGGTCTCCTTTCGTTGATTCTAATTTTCCTACTCCATG GTTTATCTATGTTTCTCTTGGCCTTGGAATCGCTGTGTGTGTGATCACCTTCTCTGGTCATATTGCTGCAGAGACTGCAAATGGTCATTGTCTTTCTTGT TATATGGTGTTTGTCTTCTTGCTTCTAATGTTGGAGGCTGCAGTGGCTGCTGATGTTTTTCTGAACAGCCATTGGGAAGAG GACTTCCCTGAGGATCCCACTGGGGCATTTGATCAGTTCAAAGATTTCGTTAAATCTAATTTTGATTTCTGCAAATGGGTAGGCTTGTTCGTCGTGTCTGCACAG gGATTGTCGGTCTTATTGTCCATGGTTCTCAGAGCACTTGGGCCAGATCCTGGAAGATATtatgatagtgatgatgattaTGCTCCAGTCAGGCTTCCGCTCTTGAGGAACCCTGTTCAGCCACCCCCATATGTTGTCGTTGATCCACAGTTTGCCCCCAAAAATGATGCTTGGAATGGAAGGGTGTACGATAAG ACAATCAGGTAG